GACACAACGCCCACAATGACACCGGCCATCATCATTTCAAATCCACTCGCCCACCAGGAGCGAACGGTGACAAGACTCTTCGAAGCACCAACCGCGAAGTGCGCCATGATGGATACAATCGCAGCAACAATCAGTGCCGCCGTTCCCGTCAGGAAGAAAAACGGCAGTAAAGGTACGATAGCACCAACGAAGGTCGAAATTGAACCAGACATAGCTGAGGACCACGGGTTCCCTTTTACTGATGCAGGGTGACCCTCTGTTTCTTGAATCAGCGTTTGCACAAATCTCTCATCATCCCGACCAATCACCTCAGCGATATGCCTCGCGTCCCGCGCATCAAATCCCTTCGCTTCGTATCGCGTGGATAACCTGCGAAGCGCTTGTCCACGATGCGCGCGAACCGTATCCCTAGCTCGTACATAGGCCCGCTCCATCAACTCGTTTTCAGACTTGGTCGCAAGCCAAGCCCCCGCCCCCATCGACAACGTACTCGCCAACGCCCCAAATAACCCAGACATTAGAATCGTATGACCATTGGCCGTATATCCCGCAACGCCGGCAATCATGCCAAAAATCGCACCCAAGCCGTCGTTGATCCCGTATATGGCATCCCCAAGCCAAGCACTGACATCCGATCGCGCTTCCTTGCCCCTCATCGTGTCAAATTGTTCCGTCGGAGAAACGATTGCCATATGCCACCCCTTCTTTCGTTCACCTTATGAATATAATTTTAGACTAAGTCTAAATATTAATCAATGCGTATGTACTTCTCTCTAGTCACTATCTTTTTTTGTCGCGTTTTACTATTGTTGCAACTAGGCGAAATACTATAATGATCACCGTGTCGAGTGCTACATCACTGTAGTATGTGTATAACAGGAGGGAATAAAGTTGGACAACAACGAGACCTCCTTCCGTGATGCGGAGGTTCTTAGTCGTTTGGCGTCAGTTGGGGAAATTGCTACAGGCGTCGCCCATGAAGTGCGCAACCCGCTTACTTCTGTCAAGGGGCTGCTACAACTCCTAAAAGAAGAATATGACTACAAACATTGGGATGTTATCTTCTCAGAGTTGGACCAAGCAATCGCTACGATTCAAAGCCTGCTTACTGTATCAAAACCATCACTGCAAAGTGAAGCCCTTACGGATTTTTCGCTGTGTGTCGAATTGGAAAATATTTTATCACTTTTCCAACACGATTCCTACCGTATTCAATTCAAAAAACATTGGTTCGACAAATCGACAAAAATCCGTGGTAAGCGAAATCAAATTAAACAAGCGCTGTTCAATCTCATTAAAAATGCCTGCGAAGCCATCGAGACAACAGGTGCTGTCTCACTGACACACCGCCGCATCAACGATTACGTAGAGTTGACCATCACGGATACCGGCGTCGGCATTGCTGAGAAGGACATCAGTCGAATTGGCGTCCCTTTTTTCACCACAAAACCAGATGGCACTGGAATGGGACTAGCCCAAGTCTACTCCGTTCTCTATGAAAATGGCGGAAGTGTCGACGTCCACAGCGAATTAGGGCATGGAACCACGTTTACCATACGCATGCCAGTGTCGCCACTTTACACAACCACAGATTTTGGAGGTATCACCCCAAGGATGGACATTCATTTACATCCGGCACAGGACATCCGGGATTTTTTCAGGATAAATCAAAAAGCATTTAGCGAACTATTAGAACACGAAGCGAAGACCACCTTTGAAATCGTGTCAAAATCGAAATTTGTGACAAAGCAGGATTTGCTCGATCACGCCTTTCAAATCACCGAGCTGGTTCACGACGGGTTGACGCAGGATATTATCGAAATGGCGCAGGAGCGAGGCATCGCATGGGCCAAGTCGGATATCCCCATCATCTCGAAGATGGAATGGTTTTATGCGCTGAGAAAAATCATATGGCGTTTCCTGGAGGAATACTACCGCGACAAAGACATCACTGCCGCAGCGGTATTTGCAATCGCCGACAAGACAAGTGACGCCCTAGATAATTTTATTGTTCATTTTAACGTGAGTTTCACAAAGTATAGAGAAGATGTGTTGCATTCACAGAGAGCAGTCATTCACAGAGAGCAGTCATTCACAGAGAGCAGTCATTGAAGAATTAAGTGTACCCGTGATTCCGCTCTTTGACGGTTTTGCCGTGTTTCCAGTCATTGGTCCATTAGATAACGAGCGATTGAATATTATTGAAGAACGACTTCTGGACCAATTGGAAAACAAAAATCTAAATAAGATTTTCATTGATCTTTCCGGCACCATCGTCACCAATGACATTTCATTAGAGACGTTTGAACGCGTGATCAATGGCATTACGCTTTTGGGGTGCGAGGCTGTGCTGACCGGCATCAGCGCGAAACTCGCAAAGCAATTGCTGAACTCCAGCCAAAATTTCATTCATAAAATCACAGTGGAATCATCCTTACAGCAGGCCCTATTAAGAGCCCAAAACGCACTACTTCAAACATCGTAAATTTTTTATAACAGTTCTAATCACTGATCCACCTGCGAAATGAATGATAGAAGGGTTGCCTGACAGGCAACCCTTCCAAATTAAGCATGCGCGTGATGACCGCCCTTTGTTTTGTCAGTAGATGCATCCTCTTTGACGGCCATCGTCCAAACATGCAAGACCACAGTGATAACGCCCAGAATTACACTAATCCACGTTTCTGCAACATCAAGAGAGAAGATAAATGGCTGAATGACAAACCAGACACCTGTCACAATCGATACCCATAATTGCCACTGTTTCCATCCGCCTGACTGCTTCGCATACGCTGCCCACGCAGAGCTCAGCAGTTGAATGGCCCCAAGAACCACGCTCAACCACACGGCTGTCGTGTTTCCGGAGAATTGGAGAGCCCATGGAGCAACGATAAACCACGCACCGATGACCGCAGCCAACGAGTTCCGCCACTTCATAGACAACATCCCCTTTTCCATGATTTTGATTTTGTTAGCACTCGGCGGAGGTGAGTGCTAACTTCAATTCATATTGTAAGCAGGTTGAATTTCGTATGCAAGTGGTGAATTTCATTTTTCTTCAGCTTTGCAAATTCGCATTCAAACGCTGCCACAACAAAGGGTATACCTACTCAGGACAATACGTACGCTCAGCAAACTTTCAGCTAACCTTCAAATCGTCCTCAGGTTCCTACAGTAAAAATAGTTTGACTGAACGCTGCGTCTCTCCCAATTTTGAAAAACGAAATGTGATGAGCAATCACGCGCTTTCCGTCCAAGCACATCCTGAAAGGGAGTAGAGAAACGGTGACACCAGAGGAAAAGAAAGCAATCCGCGAAAAACGGGAAATCCGAATGCGTAATTGGAT
Above is a genomic segment from Alicyclobacillus acidoterrestris containing:
- a CDS encoding STAS domain-containing protein, with the protein product MIPLFDGFAVFPVIGPLDNERLNIIEERLLDQLENKNLNKIFIDLSGTIVTNDISLETFERVINGITLLGCEAVLTGISAKLAKQLLNSSQNFIHKITVESSLQQALLRAQNALLQTS
- a CDS encoding SPW repeat protein codes for the protein MKWRNSLAAVIGAWFIVAPWALQFSGNTTAVWLSVVLGAIQLLSSAWAAYAKQSGGWKQWQLWVSIVTGVWFVIQPFIFSLDVAETWISVILGVITVVLHVWTMAVKEDASTDKTKGGHHAHA
- a CDS encoding VIT1/CCC1 transporter family protein, giving the protein MAIVSPTEQFDTMRGKEARSDVSAWLGDAIYGINDGLGAIFGMIAGVAGYTANGHTILMSGLFGALASTLSMGAGAWLATKSENELMERAYVRARDTVRAHRGQALRRLSTRYEAKGFDARDARHIAEVIGRDDERFVQTLIQETEGHPASVKGNPWSSAMSGSISTFVGAIVPLLPFFFLTGTAALIVAAIVSIMAHFAVGASKSLVTVRSWWASGFEMMMAGVIVGVVSYLLGLLANAFFS
- a CDS encoding two-component system sensor histidine kinase NtrB codes for the protein MDNNETSFRDAEVLSRLASVGEIATGVAHEVRNPLTSVKGLLQLLKEEYDYKHWDVIFSELDQAIATIQSLLTVSKPSLQSEALTDFSLCVELENILSLFQHDSYRIQFKKHWFDKSTKIRGKRNQIKQALFNLIKNACEAIETTGAVSLTHRRINDYVELTITDTGVGIAEKDISRIGVPFFTTKPDGTGMGLAQVYSVLYENGGSVDVHSELGHGTTFTIRMPVSPLYTTTDFGGITPRMDIHLHPAQDIRDFFRINQKAFSELLEHEAKTTFEIVSKSKFVTKQDLLDHAFQITELVHDGLTQDIIEMAQERGIAWAKSDIPIISKMEWFYALRKIIWRFLEEYYRDKDITAAAVFAIADKTSDALDNFIVHFNVSFTKYREDVLHSQRAVIHREQSFTESSH